A region of Dethiosulfovibrio russensis DNA encodes the following proteins:
- a CDS encoding aminopeptidase 1 → MTDKKTKKDRTKSWTRYGKVDMTESLRFLMDTVTAYKTEREWVRWLQSDLERKGSKEVIETSSLEPGDTVHMNWKGRALLAAKVGRKGLSSGVTVIASHIDSPRVDVKSRPLYEEGNLALLDCHYYGGLKKYQWTNVPLALHGEIHRGDGTSERIVIGEDSSEPVLMIPDLEPHVDRDMAKRKASETVVGEDLDAIVGHRPIEDDEIENPIKESILSLLKDRFAMDEQDFLSADLALVPAGPARLAGLDESMVSSYGLDDRICTSMSYKAFCDMETPDKTAIFVAVDREEIGSESIGGIQGTFLDLFLLELLRSAENRSDILSLRRLYSESCAISADVTSGMNPLYKKNYVRDQQALIGNGVGVVKFTGSGGKYDGNEARGEFVAAVVACLDRAEVPWQTGGFGTVDKAGGGTIAKYLARTGMDTLDMGPALLSMHAPMEIASVADVEALYRSYIALWTDLEQAPRPSI, encoded by the coding sequence ATGACCGACAAAAAAACGAAAAAAGACCGCACCAAGAGCTGGACGCGATACGGCAAGGTCGACATGACAGAATCCCTAAGATTTCTTATGGACACCGTAACCGCCTATAAGACCGAGAGAGAGTGGGTACGATGGCTTCAATCGGATCTCGAAAGAAAAGGATCGAAGGAGGTAATAGAGACGTCCTCTCTCGAACCGGGCGATACGGTTCACATGAACTGGAAGGGACGGGCCCTTCTAGCCGCTAAAGTAGGCAGAAAAGGTCTATCCTCGGGAGTCACGGTAATCGCATCCCACATAGATTCCCCCAGAGTCGACGTAAAAAGTCGCCCTCTCTACGAGGAAGGCAACTTGGCCCTTCTCGATTGCCATTATTACGGAGGTTTGAAAAAATATCAATGGACCAACGTCCCTCTGGCGCTACACGGAGAGATCCATAGAGGGGACGGAACCTCCGAACGCATCGTCATAGGGGAGGATTCATCCGAACCGGTCCTTATGATACCGGATCTGGAACCCCACGTAGACAGAGACATGGCGAAGAGGAAGGCGTCGGAGACGGTCGTGGGCGAGGATCTAGACGCCATAGTGGGACATCGTCCCATAGAGGACGACGAGATAGAGAATCCGATAAAAGAGAGCATACTGTCTCTTTTAAAGGATCGGTTCGCCATGGATGAACAGGACTTTCTGTCCGCCGATCTAGCCCTCGTACCGGCGGGACCGGCCAGACTGGCGGGATTGGACGAGTCGATGGTGTCATCCTACGGGTTGGACGACAGGATCTGCACCTCCATGTCCTACAAAGCCTTCTGCGACATGGAGACTCCTGATAAGACGGCTATCTTCGTGGCCGTCGACAGAGAGGAAATAGGCAGCGAAAGCATCGGTGGAATCCAGGGTACCTTTTTGGATCTCTTCCTCCTGGAGCTCCTTCGATCTGCGGAGAACAGATCGGACATCCTATCCCTAAGAAGACTCTACTCGGAAAGCTGTGCCATAAGCGCAGACGTAACCTCCGGAATGAACCCCCTCTACAAGAAAAACTACGTCAGAGACCAGCAGGCTCTCATAGGAAACGGCGTTGGGGTGGTCAAGTTCACCGGAAGCGGCGGAAAATACGACGGCAACGAGGCACGAGGCGAATTCGTCGCTGCGGTGGTAGCCTGCCTGGATAGAGCGGAGGTTCCATGGCAGACCGGCGGCTTCGGAACGGTGGATAAGGCCGGAGGAGGAACCATCGCGAAATATCTGGCCAGGACGGGAATGGACACGTTAGATATGGGCCCGGCGCTCCTGTCGATGCACGCCCCGATGGAGATAGCCAGCGTGGCCGACGTAGAGGCACTCTATCGGTCCTATATAGCGCTTTGGACCGATCTAGAACAGGCCCCCCGACCTTCCATATAG
- the tmk gene encoding dTMP kinase, which produces MRQLSLAHRSGLFISLEGIDGCGKSTQAMLLRDHLEERGRSVVLTKEPGDWSHGGEIRRILLGGDLRHEHTELFLFMADRCEHLLQVVIPALDRGDIVICDRYTDSTLAYQCFGRGLDLTFVEELFNWSKFPVPDVTLWIDVPLSCSLGRISSRGSLDRMEEDSVFLDRVLCGFQSLRESYEDRIIRIDGEGEENVVFSRLMESLEGLIPWQL; this is translated from the coding sequence ATGCGACAATTGTCTTTAGCGCATCGTTCGGGTTTATTCATTTCCCTGGAAGGCATAGATGGCTGTGGAAAATCGACCCAGGCTATGTTGTTGAGAGATCACCTGGAGGAACGGGGACGTTCCGTGGTTCTCACCAAGGAGCCTGGAGATTGGTCCCATGGCGGGGAGATCAGGCGTATACTCCTCGGCGGGGATCTCCGTCACGAACACACAGAGCTTTTCCTGTTCATGGCGGACAGATGCGAGCATCTCCTGCAGGTAGTGATTCCCGCCCTGGACAGGGGCGACATAGTCATATGCGATAGATACACCGATTCTACCCTTGCCTATCAGTGCTTCGGTAGGGGGCTGGATCTGACCTTTGTGGAGGAGCTCTTCAACTGGAGCAAATTTCCGGTTCCCGACGTGACCCTCTGGATAGACGTGCCGCTTTCCTGTTCGCTGGGTAGAATAAGCTCGAGAGGAAGCCTCGATCGCATGGAGGAGGACTCAGTTTTCCTCGATAGGGTCCTGTGCGGTTTTCAGTCTCTGAGGGAAAGCTACGAGGATAGAATTATCAGGATAGACGGAGAAGGAGAGGAGAACGTCGTGTTCTCCCGCTTGATGGAGTCCCTGGAGGGGTTGATTCCTTGGCAGCTATAA
- a CDS encoding DUF327 family protein, with product MAAINRISGDRSGGVEVPLKGDGRAVSSSGGRGSSFDQTVQIMELEALFKELEDVGTKLSSVPSTAIMSRYRELVRQLLDRALKGVRLRRDLKWRRGDKRGFLVVEQTDAWLEELEQVLFRENNRTRALRLMEDIKGCLISLLF from the coding sequence TTGGCAGCTATAAATAGAATTTCAGGAGACCGTTCCGGTGGAGTGGAAGTTCCCCTGAAGGGCGACGGCAGGGCAGTCTCCTCCTCTGGTGGAAGGGGCAGCTCTTTCGATCAGACGGTCCAGATCATGGAGCTCGAGGCGCTTTTCAAGGAGCTTGAGGACGTAGGGACGAAGCTGTCCAGCGTTCCATCCACTGCTATCATGTCCAGATATAGGGAACTGGTGAGGCAGCTTTTAGACAGGGCCCTTAAGGGCGTGAGGCTCAGAAGGGATCTGAAGTGGCGTAGAGGGGACAAGAGAGGTTTTCTGGTAGTCGAGCAGACCGACGCATGGTTGGAGGAGCTGGAACAGGTCCTTTTCAGGGAAAACAACCGCACCAGGGCTCTCAGACTTATGGAGGATATAAAGGGATGTCTGATCTCTCTTCTTTTCTAG
- a CDS encoding PSP1 domain-containing protein gives MSVYLTIFGKPRYLGIMEVDSPVLVPGEPVAIETMRGIETATVGGPISEEQTELYRKANENSPKDGAQGGEPGLQTVTFVAQASEDDIVADQENRRDEEDVLFKARQLLGEHGLAMKIVDVEYLLDRKKLFFYFTAEQRIDFRAYVRDLAREFRTRIELRQIGVRDEAKVVRGIAPCGNPCCCSYWLHNFLPIGIKMVKEQNLALNPTKISGLCGRLMCCMSYEHHVYRDLWKKLPNPGSKIRSPRGTFILVGVDIDGENALVRTPDGAHVPVSVERFADFKEAVMAGEDWQPFVAVSDQEAEKPPIEPVFAMPTSTIRAVRKDKDEPSKKELRSDSSEKPSGKGASGNDSPSDKPKSSSRRRRRKKKKPAATSGEKTTDKSQGQKPPKDKVKQGTPKAKSGGKEQGPPEKGDSKPKPKRRRRRKKPGNNKNADKNVKKDGNNVSKGGTVD, from the coding sequence TTGAGCGTATATTTGACGATATTTGGTAAGCCCAGATATCTGGGCATAATGGAAGTCGACTCCCCCGTCTTGGTTCCTGGGGAGCCGGTGGCGATAGAGACTATGAGAGGTATCGAGACCGCCACAGTAGGAGGTCCGATATCGGAAGAGCAGACGGAGCTTTACAGAAAGGCCAACGAGAACAGCCCCAAGGACGGAGCCCAGGGAGGAGAGCCGGGACTCCAGACCGTGACCTTCGTGGCACAGGCGTCGGAGGACGATATCGTCGCCGATCAGGAAAACCGTAGAGATGAGGAAGACGTCCTTTTCAAGGCAAGACAGCTCCTGGGGGAGCACGGTCTGGCTATGAAGATAGTCGATGTGGAGTATCTTCTGGACAGGAAAAAACTCTTCTTCTACTTCACCGCCGAGCAGAGGATAGACTTCAGGGCCTACGTCCGAGATCTAGCCAGGGAATTTAGAACCAGGATAGAGCTTCGACAGATAGGGGTTAGAGACGAGGCCAAGGTAGTGAGAGGTATAGCTCCCTGTGGCAATCCCTGTTGCTGTAGCTACTGGCTTCACAACTTCCTTCCCATCGGTATCAAGATGGTTAAGGAGCAGAACCTCGCGTTGAATCCCACCAAGATATCCGGACTTTGCGGAAGGCTTATGTGCTGTATGAGCTACGAACATCACGTCTACAGGGATCTTTGGAAGAAACTTCCCAATCCTGGCAGCAAAATACGAAGTCCCAGAGGCACCTTTATACTGGTAGGAGTCGACATAGACGGAGAAAACGCCCTCGTGAGGACCCCTGATGGAGCCCACGTTCCCGTATCGGTGGAACGTTTTGCCGATTTCAAGGAAGCGGTGATGGCCGGAGAGGACTGGCAGCCCTTCGTGGCGGTTTCGGACCAGGAGGCAGAGAAACCTCCGATCGAACCGGTATTCGCTATGCCTACCTCCACCATCAGGGCTGTCCGGAAGGACAAGGACGAGCCCTCGAAAAAGGAACTGCGCTCCGATTCATCGGAGAAACCGTCGGGGAAAGGGGCTTCCGGGAACGACAGTCCTTCCGACAAGCCCAAAAGCTCCAGCAGGAGGAGAAGGAGAAAGAAAAAGAAGCCTGCGGCCACATCCGGTGAGAAGACGACCGACAAGTCTCAAGGTCAAAAGCCCCCCAAGGATAAGGTCAAACAGGGAACTCCCAAAGCCAAAAGCGGAGGAAAGGAACAGGGTCCTCCGGAGAAGGGAGACTCAAAGCCCAAGCCCAAGCGTCGCAGGAGAAGAAAGAAACCCGGCAACAATAAAAACGCTGATAAAAACGTCAAAAAGGACGGCAACAACGTCTCCAAGGGAGGTACCGTGGACTGA